The sequence below is a genomic window from Entelurus aequoreus isolate RoL-2023_Sb linkage group LG15, RoL_Eaeq_v1.1, whole genome shotgun sequence.
AACAGGCTAGCATTTCAATAAGGTACACACGGggtaaaatattttgttacttgacgcatgttacagttagcattttagcatgctaacattaattagcatgttttttttaaataatttggtatttcactaatgctacctGGAAGCATGctgttgttagcatgttagcatagtagtGTTTGTTATTTGACGAATGATACATTTTAGAATGCTAACGCCAACGTTAGCAGgctagtatttaaaaaaaagtttttccaggTAATATAGTTTGGTAATATTTAGTTTGTTAGCTAATTTTAACCTCAGTGTCACTATTTGGCGTTTCACTAATGCTACCTGGAAGcacgctattgttagcatgttagcatatgaCTGTTAACACGCTGGCTTTTTTTGCTAGTTTTGCacatatacacctcagcgtcaaatattttatttgaaaaatgaTACCTGATAgcatgtcatattttggtacttgatacatgctaactttaacaggCTAGCATTTCAGTAAGGTACACACAGggtaaaatattttgttacttgacacatgttacagttagcattttagcatgctaacattaattagcatgttgttgttttttaatataatttggtATTTAACTGTTGTTGGCATGTTAGCTAATTTGTAGGCACACCACTCAGTCATATATTGGTACTcgatacatgctaacgttagcagtgttagcaggctagcattatAAAACTTTTTCCAGGTACACCCCAAGATATTCAAGTCGTATGTTAtagttaacattttagcatgctgacattagcgcgctaacttttttagctaattcaaCAGCTTTGTACCTGTTGCGTGCTAATTTTAGCACGTTAGCTTAGTACTTGTTTTCATTGTGTGCTTTCCTAGGTGGATCAGCTGCTCATCAAACAGAAAGTGGAACTGGTTGAAGGTAAATAAGTTCAGTTGTTTTTAGCTCGGTAGTCTGCACGCTCGCCTCTCATGCCAGTGACCTGGGTTCACGCCTTGGAGAAACAGTAGGAAAACCACAATGCAGCCCAGAGACACAGTTCGTAGCCCCGATACTGGTAGAGATATTGATACTTGAAACGTCACGGTCAAGTAATTGTGTGCATTGGCCCTCAGTTGATGAACACAACACGGGGGAATGATGTAATGGAAATATTCCACTGCTAATGTTGCCCACATTGCTAAGCGAGGCGATGCAACGTGGATTGGGGAGTCTTCGACGtcatgttgtagtggccgggtgactgcCATGGCAACGACGCTTGTAGGACCCGAGAAGGATGTCtcaatccgatattgatatcaatTTGATATCAGCGAAACACAAGTAATGTGCTTGCATGTAAAACatgcaatatcatgtgcgatacaagcagtcatgcggcgtgtttacttgtgtttgatatcatgtgcgacacgagcagccctgcagcgtgtttacttgtgtttgatatcatgtgcgatacgagcagtcctgcggcgtgtttacttgtgtttgatatcatgtgcgatacaagcagccctgcagcgtgtttacttgtgtgtgatatcatgtgcgatacaagcagccctgcagcgtgtttacttgtgtgtgatatcatgtgcgatacaagcagtccatgcagcgtttttacttgtgtgtgtgatatcttgtgcaTTACAAGCAGTCCTggggcttgtttacttgtgtgatatcatgtgtgtaaCAAGCAAGCctgaagcgtgtttacttgcatgtgatataatgtgcaatataagcagtcctagagcgtgtttacttgcctgtgatatcatatgcaatacaagcagttctaaagcctgtttacttgcgtgtgatatcatgtgcgatacaagcatatatatatatatatatatatatatatatatatatatatatatatatatatatatatatatatatatatatatatatatatatatatatatatatatatatatatatatatatatatatatatacacatatacatatgtactgtatatacatatatatgtatgtatgtatgtatgtatatatatatatatatatatatatatatatatatgtacacacatatacatatgtactgtatatacatatacgtatgtatgtatatatatatgtatatatatatatatatatatatatatatatatatatatatatatatatatatatgtgtatatgtatatatatatatatatatatatatatgtacatacatatataatatgtatatatatatatgtacatacatatataatatgtatatatatatatatatatatatatacatacatatataatatgtatatatatatatacacacacatgtatatatacatatatatgtatgtatatatatatatgtatatatgtatgtatatatatatgtatatatatatatatatatatatatatatatatatatatatatatatatatatatatatatatatatatatatatatatatatatatatatatatatatatatatgtatatacatatatatatacatatatatatacatatatatatatacatatatatacatacatatatacatatatatatatatatatacatacatatatatgtatatatacgtgtgtgtatatatatatatacatattatatatgtatgtatatatatatatatatatatatatatatatacatattatatatgtatgtacatatatatatacatattatatatgtatgtacatatatatatatatatatatatatatatatatatatatatatatatatatatatatatatatatatatatataatatatatatacacacatgtatatatacatatatatgtatgtatatatatatatatgtatatatgtatgtatatatatatgtatatatatatatatatatatatatatatatatatatatatatatatatatatatatatatatatatatatacatatatatatatatatatatatatatatatatatatatatatatatatatatatatatatatatatatatatatatatatacatatatatatacatacatatatacatatatatatatatatatatatacatacatatatatgtatatatacatgtgtgtgtatatatatatatatatatatatgtacatacatatataatatgtatatatatgtatatatacatgtgtgtgtatatatatatatacatattatatatgtatgtatatatatatatatatatatatatatatatatatatatatatatatatatatatatatatacatattatatatgtatgtacatatatatatacatattatatatgtatgtacatatatatatatatacatatacatatatatatatatatatatacacacatatatatatatatatatatatatatatatatatatatatattatatatatatatatattatatatatatatatatatatatatatatatatatatatatatatatatatatatatatatataatatatatatataatatatatataaacatttagcgtTCAGTCGTGGCAGCTAGTTATGCTCCTCCTATCCCCCCACAGCTCTGGTGGGCTTCGAGAGCAACAACAAGTATGAGGTGCGTAACTCCATGGGCCAGAACGTCTTCTACGCGGTGGAGGAGAACGACTGCCTGAGTCGCCAGTGCTGCGGCCCCATGCGGCCCTTCTCCATCCACGTCCTGGACAACCTGGGACAGGAAGTGATCACCGTCACGCGGCCCCTCAAGTGCATGTCCTGCTGCTTCCCCTGCTGCCTGCAAGAGGTGAGGCTCCGCCCCTTTTAGCGCTCGGTCGCCAGTGAAGGACCGCCTTGTCCCGTGCAGCTGGAGGTGCAGGCCCCCCCGGGCAACACGGTGGGCTACGTGGCGCAGCAGTGGCACCCCATCTCCCCAAGTTCATCGTCTCCAACGAGCACTCGGAGCCCGTCCTGAAGATCCACGGGCCCTTCTGTGGGTGGAGCTGCCTTCCAGACGTGGACTTTGAGGTGAGACCACCTAACACAACTAAGTAGCAGTAGAATGGAAACAcatgttgcctctatattgaagataTCATCATATGTATCTGATTTATGTCACCTCAAGCCTTACAAAGTCTGCAAATAAACAGATATCATCAAAACAGTATCAATCTCACCGAGTTTCCCCAGCCGTTTTGAGAAATAATGAGAACCCACAGATCCCTTcctcatcaacaacaatgctaatcaagcaaacTTGTGAGACAAATGGCAAAGACGCTTGTTGGACCACGCGAGAAGGATGTATCAAACCCGATATTGATATCAATTTGATATCAGCGAAATACAAGTCATGTGCTTACATGTAAaatgtgcaatatcatgtgcgatacaagcagtcctgcagcgtgtttacttgtgtgtgatatcacgtgcgctacaagcagtcctgcagcgtgtttacttgtgttttaatatcacgtgcaatacaagcagtcctgcagcgtgttaacttgtgtgtgatatcatgtgcgatacaagcagtaccgCAGCgcatttacctgtgtgtgatatcacgtgcgatacaagcagtcctgcaacaggtttacttgtgtgatacaagcagtcctgcagcgtgttaacttgtgtatgatatcacatgtgatacaagcagtcatgcaacaGGTGTACCTGTGTGATACAACCAGTCCAAGGTATCaagtttcaaggtaaaagttgatttttaaggcaaaaactgattttcaaggtaaaagttgattttcaaggtaaaaactgattttcaaggtagaagttgattttcaagataaaagttgattttcaaggtaaaagttgatttttaaggcaaaaactgattttcaaggtaaaaactgattttcaaggtagaagttgattttcaagagaaaagttgattttcaaggtaaaagttgattttcaaagtaaaaactgattttcaaggtaaaagttgatttcaaggtaaaaactgattttcaaggtaaaaactgattttcaagatacaagttgattttcaaggcaaaaactgattttcaaggtaaaagttgattttcaaggtaaaaactgattttcaagatacaagttgattttcaaggcaaaaactgattttcaaggtaaaagttgattttcaaggtaaaaactgattttcaagatacaagttgattttcaaggcaaaaactgattttcaaggtaaaagttgatattcaaggtaaaaactgatttcaaggtagaagttgattttcaagataaaagttgattttcaaggtaaaagttgattttcaaggtaaaaactgattttcaagttaaaagttgattttcaaggtaaaagttgattttcaaggtaaaaactgattttcaaggtagaagttgattttcaagataaaagttgattttcaagataaaagttgattttcaaggtaaaagttgattttcaaagtaaaaactgattttcaaggtaaaagttgattttcaaggtaaaagttgattttcaaggcaaaactgattttcaagatacaagttgattttcaaggcaaaaactgattttgaaggtaaaagtggattttcaaggtaaaagttgattttcaaggcaaaaactgattttcaaggtaaaagttgatttttcaaggtaaaagttgattttcaaggcaaaaactgattttcaagatacaagtagattttcaaggcaaaaactgattttcaaggtaaaagtggattttcaaggtaaaaactgattttcaaggtaaaagttgattttcaaggtaaaagttgattttcaaggtaaaaacagattttcaaggtagaagttgattttcaagataaaagttgattttcaaggtacaag
It includes:
- the si:ch73-206p6.1 gene encoding LOW QUALITY PROTEIN: phospholipid scramblase 2 (The sequence of the model RefSeq protein was modified relative to this genomic sequence to represent the inferred CDS: inserted 1 base in 1 codon), producing the protein MVTAMNMYSVPSPGIPGCPPGLEYLTQVDQLLIKQKVELVEALVGFESNNKYEVRNSMGQNVFYAVEENDCLSRQCCGPMRPFSIHVLDNLGQEVITVTRPLKCMSCCFPCCLQELEVQAPPGNTVGYVAQQWHPXLPKFIVSNEHSEPVLKIHGPFCGWSCLPDVDFEVLTMDEVSKIGKISKQWTGLLREVFTDSDNFGIQFPLDLDVRMKAVMIGACFLIDFMFFETTN